The DNA window atttttttttttggttgttgtgTAGGGCCTCTTTGAACTTGGCGCTAATGACATTATCATTTACTTcctctatccctaattacttgtccatttttgaattaacacacttattaaaaaatcaattaatgacatactgagtttatcattttatttctattaattatgaagtggatgaaaaattctgcatttttcaaagtaattagtcatttaattgagggtataatatgtaaaaaaaattgtcctttcttgatttgtcaaaatagacaagtaattagagacaattataaaaggaaaaatgaacaagtaattagggacagagggagtaacatTCTTTTTTAAGTACCTATTTAGATGTTATTTATAGCGATTTAATTGCACAATTTTGTCTTCAATCGAGTCGacttatattcaatttttttttgtatttagtaATCGAATTTATGTTTAAAGGCGTAAGTTTTTTAAAGACGTGAAACATAATATTCTCTCcgttttttttatatgtcatccctttttataaatagttggaccaaaatatttgtcattttataaaatcaatgcataaaatatcatattcttcctattatacccttgatagagtagttaattagtcttgaaaatatatatactttgacCAACTTAGGAaaattaataagtaattaatattcatTGGAATACTTCATACATTGATTAATTACTCTCTCCATTCACTATTctataaaatcttatttttgaaaataaactcaaaactttaaatagtcatccaaaggcattttaatttttgaaatctagcatattcatcatttattgaaaagttgacttaagaaaacattaaataatggTAGAATGGTACagttacttaatttcttaatgtaagtacaatataaaaaaatgacatataaaaaggaacaGATGGAGTAATAAAGAGTAGTGGCCTAGTCAGGAGATTGTAATTATGTAGTGGACATTCATATTAATATACTCCACATTGATAGTTAATGAGATAAATACTTCTTATAAGATTTGGATAATCCTATTTCCTTTTAATTAGGCGCAAAACCTAATTGAACATAGTATCAGAGTAGCATCCATCTCACCCAATATTGAGTCccccaaaattaaaattgttcgCGCACCAGATGATAAAATACTGAGTGTGAGGTGGTGtattaaagaatgacaaaactCTCATATTGATGATTAATGAGTTGGGTGGACTCATTGTAAGATTTGACAATCCTCCTCTTTTTGAGCTAGCTTAGGGGTGGCAGGGGGACCGGGTCGACCCGCCCCGGCCCGCGACCGGTCCGAGAACCGGCCCGCCGGACCTGGTCCCGTTTGAAGATGGCGGGATGGGGGCTTTCGGGATAGGGGACTGGTACTGGTCCGGTTCACCCGTTGGTCCCGGTCGACCCGGCCCGGTCCCGGTCCCGGCCCGGATGAACCGGCAGGTTCGCGGGATcccctaacaattttttttttttaaattctatccGTTGGGCAACGGCTAGTGGGCCCCCCCNNNNNNNNNNNNNNNNNNNNNNNNNNNNNNNNNNNNNNNNNNNNNNNNNNNNNNNNNNNNNNNNNNNNNNNNNNNNNNNNNNNNNNNNNNNNNNNNNNNNNNNNNNNNNNNNNNNNNNNNNNNNNNNNNNNNNNNNNNNNNNNNNNNNNNNNNNNNNNNNNNNNNNNNNNNNNNNNNNNNNNNNNNNNNNNNNNNNNNNNNNNNNNNNNNNNNNNNNNNNNNNNNNNNNNNNNNNNNNNNNNNNNNNNNNNNNNNNNNNNNNNNNNNNNNNNNNNNNNNNNNNNNNNNNNNNNNNNNNNNNNNNNNNNNNNNNNNNNNNNNNNNNNNNNNNNNNNNNNNNNNNNNNNNNNNNNNNNNNNNNNNNNNNNNNNNNNNNNNNNNNNNNNNNNNNNNNNNNNNNNNNNNNNNNNNNNNNNNNNNNNNNNNNNNNNNNNNNNNNNNNNNNNNNNNNNNNNNNNNNNNNNNNNNNNNNNNNNNNNNNNNNNNNNNNNNNNNNNNNNNNNNNNNNNNNNNNNNNNNNNNNNNNNNNNNNNNNNNNNNNNNNNNNNNNNNNNNNNNNNNNNNNNNNNNNNNNNNNNNNNNNNNNNNNNNNNNNNNNNNNNNNNNNNNNNNNNNNNNNNNNNNNNNNNNNNNNNNNNNNNNNNNNNNNNNNNNNNNNNNNNNNNNNNNNNNNNNNNNNNNNNNNNNNNNNNNNNNNNNNNNNNNNNNNNNNNNNNNNNNNNNNNNNNNNNNNNNNNNNNNNNNNNNNNNNNNNNNNNNNNNNNNNNNNNNNNNNNNNNNNNNNNNNNNNNNNNNNNNNNNNNNNNNNNNNNNNNNNNNNNNNNNNNNNNNNNNNNNNNNNNNNNNNNNNNNNNNNNNNNNNNNNNNNNNNNNNNNNNNNNNNNNNNNNNNNNNNNNNNNNNNNNNNNNNNNNNNNNNNNNNNNNNNNNNNNNNNNNNNNNNNNNNNNNNNNNNNNNNNNNNNNNNNNNNNNNNNNNNNNNNNNNNNNNNNNNNNNNNNNNNNNNNNNNNNNNNNNNNNNNNNNNNNNNNNNNNNNNNNNNNNNNNNNNNNNNNNNNNNNNNNNNNNNNNNNNNNNNNNNNNNNNNNNNNNNNNNNNNNNNNNNNNNNNNNNNNNNNNNNNNNNNNNNNNNNNNNNNNNNNNNNNNNNNNNNNNNNNNNNNNNNNNNNNNNNNNNNNNNNNNNNNNNNNNNNNNNNNNNNNNNNNNNNNNNNNNNNNNNNNNNNNNNNNNNNNNNNNNNNNNNNNNNNNNNNNNNNNNNNNNNNNNNNNNNNNNNNNNNNNNNNNNNNNNNNNNNNNNNNNNNNNNNNNNNNNNNNNNNNNNNNNNNNNNNNNNNNNNNNNNNNNNNNNNNNNNNNNNNNNNNNNNNNNNNNNNNNNNNNNNNNNNNNNNNNNNNNNNNNNNNNNNNNNNNNNNNNNNNNNNNNNNNNNNNNNNNNNNNNNNNNNNNNNNNNNNNNNNNNNNNNNNNNNNNNNNNNNNNNNNNNNNNNNNNNNNNNNNNNNNNNNNNNNNNNNNNNNNNNNNNNNNNNNNNNNNNNNNNNNNNNNNNNNNNNNNNNNNNNNNNNNNNNNNNNNNNNNNNNNNNNNNNNNNNNNNNNNNNNNNNNNNNNNNNNNNNNNNNNNNNNNNNNNNNNNNNNNNNNNNNNNNNNNNNNNNNNNNNNNNNNNNNNNNNNNNNNNNNNNNNNNNNNNNNNNNNNNNNNNNNNNNNNNNNNNNNNNNNNNNNNNNNNNNNNNNNNNNNNNNNNNNNNNNNNNNNNNNNNNNNNNNNNNNNNNNNNNNNNNNNNNNNNNNNNNNNNNNNNNNNNNNNNNNNNNNNNNNNNNNNNNNNNNNNNNNNNNNNNNNNNNNNNNNNNNNNNNNNNNNNNNNNNNNNNNNNNNNNNNNNNNNNNNNNNNNNNNNNNNNNNNNNNNNNNNNNNNNNNNNNNNNNNNNNNNNNNNNNNNNNNNNNNNNNNNNNNNNNNNNNNNNNNNNNNNNNNNNNNNNNNNNNNNNNNNNNNNNNNNNNNNNNNNNNNNNNNNNNNNNNNNNNNNNNNNNNNNNNNNNNNNNNNNNNNNNNNNNNNNNNNNNNNNNNNNNNNNNNNNNNNNNNNNNNNNNNNNNNNNNNNNNNNNNNNNNNNNNNNNNNNNNNNNNNNNNNNNNNNNNNNNNNNNNNNNNNNNNNNNNNNNNNNNNNNNNNNNNNNNNNNNNNNNNNNNNNNNNNNNNNNNNNNNNNNNNNNNNNNNNNNNNNNNNNNNNNNNNNNNNNNNNNNNNNNNNNNNNNNNNNNNNNNNNNNNNNNNNNNNNNNNNNNNNNNNNNNNNNNNNNNNNNNNNNNNNNNNNNNNNNNNNNNNNNNNNNNNNNNNNNNNNNNNNNNNNNNNNNNNNNNNNNNNNNNNNNNNNNNNNNNNNNNNNNNNNNNNNNNNNNNNNNNNNNNNNNNNNNNNNNNNNNNNNNNNNNNNNNNNNNNNNNNNNNNNNNNNNNNNNNNNNNNNNNNNNNNNNNNNNNNNNNNNNNNNNNNNNNNNNNNNNNNNNNNNNNNNNNNNNNNNNNNNNNNNNNNNNNNNNNNNNNNNNNNNNNNNNNNNNNNNNNNNNNNNNNNNNNNNNNNNNNNNNNNNNNNNNNNNNNNNNNNNNNNNNNNNNNNNNNNNNNNNNNNNNNNNNNNNNNNNNNNNNNNNNNNNNNNNNNNNNNNNNNNNNNNNNNNNNNNNNNNNNNNNNNNNNNNNNNNNNNNNNNNNNNNNNNNNNNNNNNNNNNNNNNNNNNNNNNNNNNNNNNNNNNNNNNNNNNNNNNNNNNNNNNNNNNNNNNNNNNNNNNNNNNNNNNNNNNNNNNNNNNNNNNNNNNNNNNNNNNNNNNNNNNNNNNNNNNNNNNNNNNNNNNNNNNNNNNNNNNNNNNNNNNNNNNNNNNNNNNNNNNNNNNNNNNNNNNNNNNNNNNNNNNNNNNNNNNNNNNNNNNNNNNNNNNNNNNNNNNNNNNNNNNNNNNNNNNNNNNNNNNNNNNNNNNNNNNNNNNNNNNNNNNNNNNNNNNNNNNNNNNNNNNNNNNNNNNNNNNNNNNNNNNNNNNNNNNNNNNNNNNNNNNNNNNNNNNNNNNNNNNNNNNNNNNNNNNNNNNNNNNNNNNNNNNNNNNNNNNNNNNNNNNNNNNNNNNNNNNNNNNNNNNNNNNNNNNNNNNNNNNNNNNNNNNNNNNNNNNNNNNNNNNNNNNNNNNNNNNNNNNNNNNNNNNNNNNNNNNNNNNNNNNNNNNNNNNNNNNNNNNNNNNNNNNNNNNNNNNNNNNNNNNNNNNNNNNNNNNNNNNNNNNNNNNNNNNNNNNNNNNNNNNNNNNNNNNNNNNNNNNNNNNNNNNNNNNNNNNNNNNNNNNNNNNNNNNNNNNNNNNNNNNNNNNNNNNNNNNNNNNNNNNNNNNNNNNNNNNNNNNNNNNNNNNNNNNNNNNNNNNNNNNNNNNNNNNNNNNNNNNNNNNNNNNNNNNNNNNNNNNNNNNNNNNNNNNNNNNNNNNNNNNNNNNNNNNNNNNNNNNNNNNNNNNNNNNNNNNNNNNNNNNNNNNNNNNNNNNNNNNNNNNNNNNNNNNNNNNNNNNNNNNNNNNNNNNNNNNNNNNNNNNNNNNNNNNNNNNNNNNNNNNNNNNNNNNNNNNNNNNNNNNNNNNNNNNNNNNNNNNNNNNNNNNNNNNNNNNNNNNNNNNNNNNNNNNNNNNNNNNNNNNNNNNNNNNNNNNNNNNNNNNNNNNNNNNNNCGTCCCGTCCCCCAGTCCCCGTCCCCGTCCCCGTCCCCTTGCCAGCCTTAAGCTAGCTTTTAGGATGTGAATTAGGCTTAAAACCTAATATAACAAATACCTCCATGACCTTTGTCTAAACCTTCCTTCTCATTGTAAATTCTATCTTAGTTGTTGTGCAAACAAAAGAGAGAACaaagtttatttaaaaaaaaaagaagagagaatagaggaaaaaagggaaaatattgTTAAAATTGAGTGTAGACGTAGGAACTACATTTTAAGGTTAAAAAAACTTACACAGAACTCTTTTGCTACATTAGAGGACTGGACTAACATCCATATTAAATCTCAACCAGTATAAATATCTATTGTCATTTACTTTCTAATTAAAGTTAATTTGGACATccaaaagaaagatttttttttttactcgctatagttttattttttgcattttactattaaatttaaactaaaaattatagattgaatttgaaatatatatatgtagtatcataaacaaaataaataaataaataatttctagTTTTCACAAACTAAACCATAGAATATGTAACTTCCTCAAATTTAATTACCCATCCACTTGTCTGGACTTAGATTTTCCCACCATTccaacaaatttcaaattttcaaacaccACAAAACCCCAATCACCACCTTCCCTTATAAACAAACTcatttgcttcatttttttcttcatttctcaTACAATTCCTAAAATTCATCATTCTCTCTCATTTCATTCTCGTCCTTCCTCCCTCGACGATACCCTTTATCTATAAAAATGCGTGAAATTCTCCATATACAAGGTGGCCAATGCGGCAACCAAATTGGGGCTAAGTTTTGGGAGGTGGTATGCGCCGAGCATGGGATTGATGCAACCGGGGCGTACCATGGGGAGACAGATATTCAACTTGAGAGAGTCAATGTATATTATAATGAGGCGAGTTGTGGGCGCTTCGTACCTCGTGCTGTTCTTATGGATTTAGAGCCTGGTACTATGGACAGTGTTAGATCTGGAACTTATGGTCAGATTTTTAGACCTGATAACTTTGTATTCGGTCAATCTGGTGCTGGTAATAATTGGGCTAAAGGTCATTATACTGAAGGTGCTGAGTTGATTGATTCGGTTCTCGATGTTGTTAGGAAAGAAGCTGAGAATTGTGATTGTCTACAAGgtattttgttaaaattgatTTGAGAAGGTGTAATTGGTGATGCTGACACGGTGTTTGTCTAAAtgtttatatgtatttttcatttgttaATTCGTGTTGGTTGTTTATGATGTTGTAAGTTTATGATTTTACGCGTTTGAGAAGCTTAATATTATGTTTGCCTACAAGGTGTTTGTTTAAATGTTTATGCGCTTTTTTTGATTTGTTTACTCGTGCTGATTGTTTGTAAAGAAGCTGAGAATTTGTTTAAATGTTTATGCATGATTTTGATTTGTTAACTTGTGCTGATTGTTTTTTATATTGAAAGTTCTGTGGGTCTTTATCATTGAGAAGCTGAAATAACAAACATTTAAACATAAATTGTGATGCTGCCAAGGTGTTTGTTTGAATGCTTATGCATGTCATGATGTATTTTGTTAATTTGAGAAGCATAAAATCGTGATTGCTTACATTTATGTTTAAATGTTTGGGATTGCCTACATGGTGCTGTTTAAATGCTTGTGCATATACTGATTTGTTTATCTTGTGGGATTACGTTTGATATGGTATGCtcaataattttaccttttcatATATGCTTATGATTTCATTTTGATATGTGAACATAGTCATGTTATCACACTTCAGGTCTGGTATGTGTGTGTATTTAGAGAATTTATCGTTTTAGAGAATCTCGACTTGCTTTAAAAGATGAACATCGAATGAATCAATGGTTGGTACACAGTGGGTGCTATGTTGATTGAATCTATTCTTGAGGTTGTGCACAAGTAACCTGAAAATTGCTATTGCCTAAAGGTGTTCTCGAAATGTTTGTTCATATTATAAACTCGTGGAATTGGTTCAACTATCAGCCTATCACAAGTTCTAATGTTTTTTGATTTCATTTGCCTGtgactttatttttttgggtataTACATAGTCATACATGCACCATTGCTGCTTATATGTGTGACTATATGCAGGGTTTCAGGTGTGTCATTCCCTGGGAGGAGGGACTGGGTCTGGAATGGGGACACTTCTCATTTCAAAGATTAGAGAGGAATACCCAGATAGGATGATGCTGACATTCTCTGTCTTCCCATCTCCAAAGGTTTCAGACACAGTTGTAGAGCCTTACAATGCTACATTGTCTGTTCATCAGCTTGTAGAGAATGCAGATGAGTGCATGGTTCTTGACAACGAGGCTTTATATGACATTTGTTTCCGAACCCTCAAACTTACAACTCCTAGCTGTAAGTATACTCCATTCATATTTAATGACAACTCATTTACTTATGCGTCTAGTTCAACAAGCAACGATTTTGAGCCGTGGTGATGGAGTCTTCTATATGTTATTTGATGTTAGATAATTGAAACTAATATCCTGATTAGCGCCAGTGGCCTCCCATTTTTGCAGccatttcattttttcttttcagtttcATTTTCTTAAAGCTTATCTTAATCAATCTTCATGAAATGTGTTTCAACTGTTTAGTTATTAAAACTCTCCCTCAATTTTCATTCATAGTCTAACTTTATATAGTGATTTTTTGCGTAGCTGACCATAACTCATTTGGGATTGAGGGTTGGTTGATTGTGTTTGCTTAGCAACAATTAACATGAATATGCTTCATGCTGTGGGTCACTTATTCTGCAACTTCTGAGAAACTTATCCTTTTCCTGATGGTGCTTTTGTTTTCTAACAGTTGGTgatttgaatcacttaatttctGCAACCATGTCCGGAGTTACTTGTTGCCTCAGATTCCCTGGACAGCTTAACTCTGATCTACGGAAACTTGCTGTGAATCTCATTCCTTTCCCCCGTCTCCACTTTTTCATGGTTGGGTTTGCTCCACTTACCTCACGTGGTTCACAACAATACCGCTCTTTATCTGTTCCTGAGCTTACCCAACAAATGTGGGATGCAAAGAA is part of the Solanum stenotomum isolate F172 chromosome 8, ASM1918654v1, whole genome shotgun sequence genome and encodes:
- the LOC125872899 gene encoding tubulin beta-2 chain-like — translated: MREILHIQGGQCGNQIGAKFWEVVCAEHGIDATGAYHGETDIQLERVNVYYNEASCGRFVPRAVLMDLEPGTMDSVRSGTYGQIFRPDNFVFGQSGAGNNWAKGHYTEGAELIDSVLDVVRKEAENCDCLQGFQVCHSLGGGTGSGMGTLLISKIREEYPDRMMLTFSVFPSPKVSDTVVEPYNATLSVHQLVENADECMVLDNEALYDICFRTLKLTTPSFGDLNHLISATMSGVTCCLRFPGQLNSDLRKLAVNLIPFPRLHFFMVGFAPLTSRGSQQYRSLSVPELTQQMWDAKNMMCAADPRHGRYLTASAMFRGKMSTKEVDEQMLNVQNKNSSYFVEWIPNNVKSTVCDIPPTGLKMASTFIGNSTSIQEMFRRVSEQFTAMFRRKAFLHWYTGEGMDEMEFTEAESNMNDLVSEYQQYQDAVADEDEEYEDEDEAYHD